From Quercus robur chromosome 8, dhQueRobu3.1, whole genome shotgun sequence:
CCTCGCTCAATCCTCTCTTCGTACTCATTTTTATCGTCAAGATCTTCACCATTAATGGCAACATGATCAACACAGTCTTCGTCTTTGTCTTCAACTACTGAAAGTGTAGAGGGTTAACCTTGATATGCACAAAATTAATCTTTATATCTATTGCCAGTTTCGCTCTTAATTGTTGTTGGTGTCTCAAGAAAAGGGGGTGTATAGCCTCCCAATGTGGTGCATCGATCATCTGGGACTGCAAACTGTAGAGATGTAGTTGTTTGTAGAATTTCCTCTATGCCAACTTCCGCACGCGGCTCCAAAGAGTGACGTACAACTTAAAATTTGCTACTTGGGACATGTTTTGCATCCTGTTAAATATGATCCTCACATGTTTGTCTTCTGTTATCGTCATATATTTGTAATTAATGTGTTGATTGAGGACTTCATGCGGAGAATGAAAAGTAATATGTATGTCATGCAAAGCAAGGTTCACTTGCAActctttcataatttttatctttaaatcaTTCAGGGTCTTTAGCTTATGATGTAACATCATATAATAGCACTAGATACCTAGACCTTGAAATGGGAATTCATTAAAAGGGTTGGCATTAGAAAGGGCTCCACcgtagtatatatttatatagatcaTTGTCAACTTATTGATCATCAAGTGTAATTAtgttagtgacaaatttataactttcaatcaacatcaatcacaaaaCTTTGAGTATGAAATGCAAATAATACTAACTTCAAACAAATTTGATATAGTCACCTTAGATCACATACAAAAATAGTCATTACctatttcatattcttttaaaattccaaatcatCCTAGGGGCATGACATTCAAAACCCATTCAAATAAGTTATGATGAACAAAGATATTATACCAACCCACTCATTATCCATTTCATCTCTGTTACAAATCTTACACAAATAtatcttgaaataatttatgCTAAAAAGACTACAAATACTATCTTAGGTATCGAACTCATAATTTATTTCATACCCAtgataaaaacctaacaatGCTAAATATTCctaataattaatcacaatatttagtactaaatattcccaataattaatcacaatattaattttttttaaaacctagcaaataattaatcacaatatttacactaacaaaaaaaataaacaaatattcacaatatgttgtaataacataattaatcacaatatactaaatattcccaataattaatcacaatattattttttttttcaaaacctagcaaataaattaatcacaatatttacactaacaaaaaaaaaaaaaaaaaattcccaatatGTTGTAACACATTAATCGAATTATCCttagtactaaatattcccaataattaatcacaatattaaatttttttaaaaaaaacctagcaaataatcacaatatttacactaacaaaaaaaaaaaaaaaatattcccaATATATAACAtaacacaataaataaataacataactCAAgtacaaatttatataaaacattaCCTGTGAGAGAGTGTTGTGAGAGTGGATTAACTTTTGTTGAGAATATTATTGTGTGAGAGAGTGCAGGGAGAGCTGTGAAGGAGTGTAAGGGAGTGTGAGGAGAGCTGAGGTCTGAGTGTATGAGTTCTGAGTGAGAGGGACGGGTAAGGGGGGAAAAAGGCCCTGCTAGGACCCTCATGCTACACGTGGGGGGCTGGGCACCAttcatggaaatcgagttctTTAGACtcggttggattttttttcaaaataacactgAATCccaaacaatttcgttagttagcaagttttcaaaacaatttagcaaactaacatctcgagtggCAGGGAGTCGATTTAGCACAACTAAATTGAGTGTgaggaactcaagttccatggaACTTGAGTCTTCAAGACTCGATTTCCCTGAAATATCCACCAGAACGTCATCAAACCAAAGACCCaacatatcatcatcatcacacCCAAAGACctagagaagaaaatgaaggaattaGAAGAAAACCTTCGCCTAGAGCTTCGTCGTCGTCGCTACCTAGGTTCAGTCTAAGGCGAACGTTTTCTTCGTGTTTACTCtagttagtttttctttttcgtttagTCTGGGTTTCTTCCTTCTAGGCTTGGGTTTCTTTTGGGTTTCTTCTTCGTTTGGTTTCTTTATGGAAATTGAGTTTATAATGCTTGAGTTCCACACATAGAACTCGAGTCAGTAATGCTCGATTTAGCGCAACAAAATCGAGTTCCTCGCACTTGAGATCTtagtttgctaaatagttttgaaaatgtgctaactaacaaaattgtttgagTTTTAGTGCTATTTTGAAAAAATCCCGACTtggtttccattaaaaaaaattgagtctAAAGGACTCGAGTTTAGTATGCATGTGGCCAAAAAGCAAACTCAAGTACTTTAGACTAGATTTTAGTAAACCAAAAATTGAGTCTATAGGACTCGATTTGCATGCCTACGTGGACGGTTTGTCCATTTTAGCTGCTGCTGCTGCGATGGGAAAATTGAGTAAGTTACTCTTGATTTATAACTCTAGAATCGAGTATATTGGTCTTGTGTTGTTAGataccaaaataatttcaaaagtgTGCTAATTAACAAAATAGTTTGGCTTTTAGTAgtgttattttccaaaaaaacccGTAAGGTCATAAGTAACAGCTCTGCTTCACCGCCAGTAAGGGTAAACGCATAAGTAACAGCTCTACTAGCTACCTGTGGCAACCGGCGAAGGCAAACGCCGCCGAAGTGTGCTTCCATAAAAAAGTCGgcaatggcttcttcttcttcttcccagtACCAAATTAAAATCATGGCGGAGTATGCCAAGTCGGATCGGTCGTCTTGCAAGAAGTGCGCGAAACAGATCGCCAAGAAGTCTCTCAGAGTGGGAATGGTGAGCCGAGACGCGCGAGGCTTCGACATCACCAAATGGCACCATTTGGAATGTTTCCCACTTGGCTCAGCCCAACCCTCACCCTCTCCTTCGCTCCACTCCATTAAGGGCTTCGATTCACTGCAGACTAGTGATCAGGAAGCACTCAAGAAACTGTTGGTAAGTCTGTAGAAGATGGAAAggtgtaataaataaataaatataaatgttcATCACCATTCTACttaataccaatttttttttcattaacagGTTCGCAAAAGAGACGAGGATGAAGTGGTAGAATTGGGGAATTCGAAAAAAGCCAAGGTAGCCAAATCTGTTTCATTCTCTCAACTGGTTttatgataataatataatttactaattaataGGTTCTTTAAGAAATTGAGCGTTTCAGGATTGTGCAGCAATCCTATCAAGTATTGATTGCTGGTATGGGACAAGGGTAAAgatacaaaaatctttttatttttttaacttgacGTCTATTAGTTGAACCAATGAACTTTAAACAACTATTCTAGTGTGTagttttcataattattgaagtAATTTAGGTTCCGAACATTAGAATATGCCCGAGCCTGATGATCCTAgaataaatttgttttgatatttctcgacattattttgtttcataAGAATATAATCATGCTATCAATGTGTATTCAAGTTGAAAGTGTGGATTGAAATGAGTTCACCAGTGCATTTATCTGTCTTGTTGGAACCCATGCACAACAATGCATTATATATACATCTCATGAGTAcatcaataacaatttttacATGGATCTCGATGGTCTATGGAATAAGTTCAGTGCACCATTTACAATTCTGGTGGGTGTGGGTATGATTCTACCCATGAAAGCTGTCGCTTGCTGGGTCATACATATTGCACTTAATTCCTGGTGAATGTGACCACATGCAAAAAGCATTTAATCACATAGGTTGTTGCTGTAACTTTTGGTGGATTATTGACAATTATGGATCATTTCTTTTAGTACAGTTCATCTTGTACACTGTTTCTCTACCTTCTTTAATTACCTTTTAATTGTTCGGTTGTAACTGAGTTTGTTGATCTTTACTTTTCACTCAATTGCTTGTAGTTATCAACATCTCATGGGGAACCCAACCTAGAAATAGCCTTCTCACTTTCTGACATCAAGGAGAAGTACAAAGTATGATTCATTCCCATTGTTGCTTTTTCTCTGTCTAACAATTCAATGATTTTTGCACATTTATTGTTGGTCATAGTATATATTGATTGTAATGCTGAtctatatttgaaaattatgtAGCATCATACTAATCACCTTTTTCTTGCATACTTTTGTTGCGTTCTACCAAGTTTTCTTgtgttgaaaatttttcttgattCAGGATGCTACACTTCCACCTAAATGGAATGCGTTCAAGACAATAATATTTCTTGAACAGGTGAGAATATAGtattgtatgtgtttttttaggTTGCTTGTTTGGTCTTGGATACAGAATATGcagtataatattattattaaatatattttttatttatgattaaAAATCTGCACTAAGTTACTCCAATCTGCTGTTTTCTCATTAGAGGAAACTTTTCTACAATGAATAAATATGACgccaaaattgtattttttacttttcaaaattcTATTGGACATATTCAGCCTAAACCCTAAAGATTGCCCAAACAACACTGGTTCCTGCATTTTTTACTGTTTACTGACATGTATTTATTTTACAGCTGTTATTGGCAATTTGATTGCTTATCAAGAGGAAAAAATTACTTTGTTACACATACAAGTTTTAAGTTGCACTTGTGAACTTGTGCCCACTAATATATTTGGTCTAAATGTCATCAAATAACAATGCTCAGCATAAAAagctttaagtttttattcttCACATTCCTAGGTCGTCCACTCTCTCCACGGTTTCTCCGATGGATTTCCTAGATACTCTACTTTTTGTGCCATTAATTATACGGCTGGTTTcgttgtattttattttctagtcaTGTTTTGCTTTGCtgcttttctttgatttgtACACTCCCTGTtacacttttttgttttttaataaattacaattacctataaaaaaagttttttttcttcacaagGTCTATATGATTCACTTTTTGCAGGATGATGGTCTTctcaattcaaataaaattgcAGCATTTGATTTTGATGGATGCCTGGTAAAAACATCTGTAAAGAGGTATGGCTTTATCTTATGTTCGagcaatttaaattttttataaaaatcatttattatatttttttataaatatatttccgagttattacttattaaaaaaatatttcttttacacTTAAAGTTCCGTTTGTTTTGATGGAAAACCTtatgtaaagatagttttccgtgTATTTTCGGTATTtggtaacataaaaaaaataggtCAATggaaaaatctattaaaaataaggcttatttttagaggttttttccgctaaaatttttttttttggggaaaacaatttctctctctctctctctctctttgtcttcGTTTGTAAGGCCTCTTTAGATGGTATCTAATGAGGTTTCCAATCCAATTATCATTGTGTTCCATTTTCACAAAGCTCTTCAATACCTTGTGTAGTAACAGGTTCAACATCTAAATCAACAAGGTTATTAGGTCAGTCTGGATGGTTTCTACAACTACCGAGGAAGTGACATCCCATAGGGCTATTGTGTTAAAAAACTATTTCAACCTCATGGTGCTACGTTAGATGTAGGAcaacaatggttttttttttttttgcctactTGGATTACCGTTGGCTACCAgacatataattataaaaaattatacaaaatttttataattttttgtaatgtttatgtgctatatatatattgctaattTGAGAGTTACAATAGAAAGAGGATTGAATTATGGATGTCTTCGTTAGAAACACTAGGAGGTGTCAATCAATTGAACTACAACACTCTTGGTTAtgtactattttattttgattatgtAATTATTTTACACAATATACATGTTATACATGTTTTGAATTATGCAAGAAATGTTAGTGATTTTTTGTGCATACTAAATGCCAAAAAACGTTTTTAGCTCATTTTTAGGGTCAATACCAAACACAGAAAAAT
This genomic window contains:
- the LOC126695129 gene encoding polynucleotide 3'-phosphatase ZDP; translation: MASSSSSQYQIKIMAEYAKSDRSSCKKCAKQIAKKSLRVGMVSRDARGFDITKWHHLECFPLGSAQPSPSPSLHSIKGFDSLQTSDQEALKKLLVRKRDEDEVVELGNSKKAKLSTSHGEPNLEIAFSLSDIKEKYKDATLPPKWNAFKTIIFLEQDDGLLNSNKIAAFDFDGCLVKTSVKRVGADAWSLMYPSVPDKLQSLYNDGFKLVIFTNESNIERWKKKRQVAVDSKIGRLNNFIKRVNVPIQVFIACGLGESSIQAADPFRKPKPGMWHVMEKHFNSGISIDMDQSFYVGDAAGRENDHSDSDIKFAEAIGLKFFVPEEYFGA